A region from the Catellatospora sp. TT07R-123 genome encodes:
- a CDS encoding DUF397 domain-containing protein: MTHTHGAAPELAAATWRKSRRSGADGNCVEIGRLPGGDGYAIRHSRDPGGPVLLYTPAEMSAFLLGVYDGEFDDLLS, translated from the coding sequence ATGACGCACACCCACGGCGCAGCACCGGAGCTGGCCGCGGCGACCTGGCGCAAAAGCAGACGCAGTGGAGCCGACGGCAACTGCGTCGAGATCGGGCGGTTGCCGGGGGGCGACGGCTACGCGATCCGGCACTCCCGCGATCCCGGCGGTCCGGTCCTGCTCTACACTCCCGCCGAGATGTCAGCGTTCCTGCTCGGTGTGTACGACGGAGAGTTCGACGATCTGCTGTCGTGA
- a CDS encoding SAM-dependent methyltransferase, whose protein sequence is MREEVAPPGVDTSVAHSARMYDWWLGGKDNFAADRAMGDAFIQAIPTIKTMAKENRLFLGRAVRHLVAEAGIRQFLDIGTGIPTRPNLHEDAQAIAPETRVVYVDNDPIVLVHARALMVSSEEGRSEYIHADLRDPESILNDPALVATLDLTQPVALMLVAVLMLIKNEEDPWARTRAIMDALPSGSYLVVTHPGRDFDEAAMELIETSAARGGMTVIPRTKAEVERFFDGWELLEPGVVPVMGWRPDEPAEDPAAAFYWAGVARKR, encoded by the coding sequence GTGCGCGAGGAGGTCGCGCCGCCCGGCGTCGACACCAGCGTCGCGCATTCGGCGCGCATGTACGACTGGTGGCTCGGCGGGAAGGACAACTTCGCCGCCGACCGGGCCATGGGGGACGCCTTCATCCAGGCCATCCCCACCATCAAGACGATGGCCAAGGAGAACCGCCTGTTCCTGGGCCGGGCCGTGCGCCACCTGGTCGCAGAGGCCGGAATCCGACAGTTCCTCGACATCGGCACGGGCATCCCGACCCGGCCGAACCTGCACGAGGACGCGCAGGCGATCGCCCCCGAGACCCGCGTGGTCTATGTGGACAACGACCCGATCGTGCTGGTCCACGCCCGCGCCCTGATGGTCAGCTCGGAGGAGGGCCGCAGCGAGTACATCCACGCCGACCTGCGCGACCCCGAGTCGATCCTCAACGATCCGGCGCTGGTGGCGACGCTGGACCTGACCCAGCCCGTGGCGCTGATGCTGGTCGCGGTGCTGATGCTGATCAAGAACGAAGAGGACCCGTGGGCGCGCACCCGCGCCATCATGGACGCGCTGCCCTCCGGCAGCTACCTCGTCGTCACCCACCCCGGGCGTGACTTCGACGAGGCGGCGATGGAGCTGATCGAGACGTCGGCCGCCCGCGGCGGCATGACCGTCATCCCCCGTACCAAGGCCGAGGTGGAGCGGTTCTTCGACGGCTGGGAGCTGCTCGAACCGGGTGTGGTCCCGGTGATGGGCTGGCGCCCCGACGAGCCGGCCGAGGACCCGGCCGCCGCCTTCTACTGGGCGGGCGTGGCCCGCAAGCGCTAG
- a CDS encoding cobalamin-independent methionine synthase II family protein, with protein sequence MNIPTEPIGSIPRTAELLVGMSDFAAGRISADDLDALHEAAVRDTIKRFEELGSPVVTDGEQSKPSFATYPLTGPISLAPDGAVIPFADGHTRQLPRLTAGPFRYGVRAGSYLTAAQRHATVPVKQAVIAASALSLLYPQDGIAGYDRDQFLADLVAEAEADIRSALDAGAHRVQIDFTEGRLALKLDPSGGVLDSFIDLNNQVLARFSQAERARIGVHTCPGGDQDSTHSADVDYAELLPRLFQLDAGAFYVQLASEAEPDRVLRIIAGHVRDGQQVFVGVTDPIDPAVETPEQVRDRVLHAAEHLGTERLGTTDDCGFSPFGDDTSTSRETAFAKVRARIEGTSLAAAQLGA encoded by the coding sequence ATGAATATCCCCACCGAGCCCATCGGCAGCATCCCCCGAACCGCCGAGCTGCTGGTCGGCATGTCCGACTTCGCGGCGGGCCGGATCTCCGCCGATGACCTCGACGCCCTGCATGAAGCCGCCGTCCGCGACACCATCAAGCGGTTCGAGGAGCTCGGCTCTCCCGTGGTCACCGACGGCGAACAGAGCAAGCCCAGCTTCGCCACCTACCCGCTGACCGGTCCGATCTCGCTGGCCCCGGACGGCGCGGTGATCCCGTTCGCCGACGGGCACACCCGGCAGCTGCCCCGGCTGACGGCGGGCCCGTTCCGCTACGGCGTGCGCGCGGGCAGCTACCTGACCGCCGCGCAGCGCCACGCCACCGTGCCGGTGAAGCAGGCCGTCATCGCCGCCTCGGCACTGAGCCTGCTCTACCCGCAGGACGGCATCGCCGGCTACGACCGCGACCAGTTCCTCGCCGACCTGGTCGCCGAGGCCGAGGCCGACATCCGCAGCGCGCTGGACGCCGGGGCGCACCGGGTGCAGATCGACTTCACCGAGGGCCGCCTGGCGCTGAAGCTGGACCCGTCCGGCGGCGTGCTCGACTCGTTCATCGACCTCAACAACCAGGTGCTGGCCCGGTTCAGCCAGGCCGAGCGGGCCCGCATCGGCGTGCACACCTGCCCCGGCGGCGACCAGGACTCCACCCACAGCGCCGACGTCGACTACGCCGAGCTGCTGCCCCGCCTGTTCCAGCTCGACGCGGGCGCGTTCTACGTCCAGCTCGCCAGCGAGGCCGAGCCCGACCGCGTGCTGCGCATCATCGCCGGTCATGTCCGCGACGGCCAGCAGGTCTTCGTCGGCGTGACCGACCCGATCGACCCGGCGGTGGAGACCCCGGAGCAGGTCCGCGACCGCGTCCTGCACGCCGCCGAGCACCTGGGCACGGAGCGGCTGGGCACGACCGACGACTGCGGGTTCTCGCCGTTCGGCGACGACACGTCGACCTCCAGAGAGACAGCATTCGCCAAGGTGCGGGCCCGGATAGAGGGGACTAGCCTGGCCGCGGCGCAACTGGGCGCCTGA
- a CDS encoding AbfB domain-containing protein, which translates to MKVRAGLAALSLIATVLVTAAAPAQAAYVPKTPPLATPWTSQVSTTNPLPEYPRPQLTRPDWQSLNGQWQFAGAANLNTPPAGQNLAETVLVPYPVESALSGIMRHENNMWYRRTFTVPSGWSGRRVQLNFGAVTYRASVWVNGVSIGSHSGGYDAFSFDITGALNGGTNEIIVGVYSPVDATGIPLGKQRLNPGGIFYTAASGIWQTVWLEPTNAARVTRLDTTPDLAAGQLDLVAQVSGSAQGVTAEVLSGGAVVGSASGAPGAHLRINVPNAHLWTPDDPFLYDLRVTLTGTGGGDQAGGYFGMRSIGKAMVGGVLRPVLNGKFVFQLGTLDQGYWPDGIYTAPTDAALRFDLEQQKALGFNMVRKHIKVEPARWFYHADRLGLLVWQDMPAMKTGFTPSAADKTNFEAELHRIIDQLKSITSIVLWVPFNEGWGEYEPARIADLVKGWDPSRLVTNNSGSNCCGFDGGNGDTIDDHIYVGPGQPQLPTASRIAVLGEYGGLGLRVSGHEWSPGNGFGYEMLPDSSSLTQRYVAITSQLRDLISTRGLSASVYTEPTDVENEVNGFYTYDRAVQKMDFAQVAAVNNSVKAAAQGTYLPVNQLVSLKVTTSCCTDRSLSVASNLGVTSVVNSAAADALKKDSTFWVRPGLADANCVSFESRGAPGQFLRHSGYRLRRDANDNSTGFKADATYCIRAGLAGGGSSFESYNFPGRYLRHIASEVYISNNSGANAWDNPTSFAADATWAGIPPWWRSGADLTLGAAQSFQVVTPGYTDRYLRHYNALGYTEVVNSASSATLKADATFYVRRGLADPSCYSFESRNFPGQYLRHSQFRIHRDPSDGSTLFNADATFCAQPGRYGSGNVTFESVNINGYRLRHYASEAWIAAPGGANAADNPANYDADTSWKVVAPWAP; encoded by the coding sequence ATGAAAGTCAGAGCAGGTCTGGCCGCGCTGAGTCTGATCGCGACGGTGCTCGTCACCGCCGCGGCACCGGCGCAGGCTGCCTACGTCCCGAAGACCCCGCCGCTGGCCACGCCGTGGACCAGCCAGGTCTCGACGACCAACCCGCTGCCCGAATATCCGCGCCCGCAGCTGACCCGGCCCGACTGGCAGAGTCTCAACGGCCAGTGGCAGTTCGCCGGCGCGGCCAACCTCAACACCCCGCCGGCCGGCCAGAACCTGGCCGAGACCGTGCTGGTGCCGTACCCGGTCGAGTCGGCGCTGTCCGGGATCATGCGGCACGAGAACAACATGTGGTATCGGCGCACCTTCACTGTCCCATCCGGCTGGTCGGGCAGGCGAGTGCAGCTCAACTTCGGTGCCGTGACCTACCGCGCCTCGGTGTGGGTCAACGGCGTGTCGATCGGCAGCCACAGCGGCGGCTACGACGCGTTCAGCTTCGACATCACCGGCGCGCTCAACGGCGGCACCAACGAGATCATCGTCGGGGTCTACTCCCCCGTCGACGCGACCGGCATCCCGCTGGGCAAGCAGCGCCTCAACCCCGGCGGCATCTTCTACACCGCCGCCAGCGGCATCTGGCAGACGGTCTGGCTGGAGCCGACCAACGCCGCGCGCGTCACCCGCCTGGACACCACGCCGGACCTGGCCGCCGGCCAGCTCGACCTGGTCGCCCAGGTCAGCGGCTCGGCGCAGGGCGTGACCGCCGAGGTGCTCAGCGGCGGCGCGGTCGTCGGTTCCGCCAGCGGCGCACCCGGCGCCCACCTGCGGATCAACGTCCCGAACGCCCACCTGTGGACCCCGGACGACCCGTTCCTGTACGACCTGCGCGTCACGCTGACCGGCACCGGCGGCGGCGACCAGGCCGGCGGCTACTTCGGCATGCGCTCCATCGGCAAGGCGATGGTCGGCGGCGTGCTGCGCCCGGTGCTCAACGGCAAGTTCGTGTTCCAGCTGGGCACCCTGGACCAGGGCTACTGGCCCGACGGCATCTACACCGCGCCGACCGACGCCGCGCTGCGCTTCGACCTGGAGCAGCAGAAGGCGTTGGGCTTCAACATGGTCCGCAAGCACATCAAGGTCGAACCGGCCCGCTGGTTCTACCACGCCGACAGGCTCGGCCTGCTGGTGTGGCAGGACATGCCCGCCATGAAGACCGGCTTCACCCCGTCGGCGGCGGACAAGACCAACTTCGAGGCCGAGCTGCACCGCATCATCGACCAGCTCAAGAGCATCACGTCGATCGTGCTGTGGGTGCCGTTCAACGAGGGCTGGGGCGAGTACGAGCCCGCCCGCATCGCCGACCTGGTCAAGGGCTGGGACCCCAGCCGCCTGGTCACCAACAACTCCGGCTCCAACTGCTGCGGCTTCGACGGCGGCAACGGCGACACCATCGACGACCACATCTACGTCGGGCCCGGACAGCCGCAGCTGCCCACCGCCAGCCGCATCGCGGTCCTCGGCGAGTACGGCGGCCTGGGCCTGCGCGTGTCCGGCCACGAGTGGTCGCCGGGCAACGGGTTCGGCTACGAGATGCTGCCGGACTCGTCGTCGCTGACCCAGCGGTACGTCGCGATCACGAGCCAGCTGCGCGACCTGATCAGCACCCGCGGCCTGTCGGCGTCGGTCTACACCGAACCGACCGACGTGGAGAACGAGGTCAACGGCTTCTACACCTATGACCGCGCGGTGCAGAAGATGGACTTCGCGCAGGTCGCCGCGGTCAACAACTCGGTGAAGGCGGCCGCGCAGGGCACCTACCTGCCGGTCAACCAGCTGGTGTCGCTGAAGGTCACCACCTCCTGCTGCACCGACCGGTCGCTGAGTGTGGCGTCGAACCTGGGCGTCACCTCGGTGGTCAACTCCGCCGCCGCCGACGCCCTCAAGAAGGACTCCACCTTCTGGGTACGGCCCGGCCTGGCCGACGCCAACTGCGTGTCGTTCGAGTCGCGGGGCGCGCCGGGGCAGTTCCTGCGCCACTCCGGCTACCGGCTGCGGCGCGACGCCAACGACAACAGCACCGGGTTCAAGGCCGACGCGACGTACTGCATCCGGGCCGGCCTGGCCGGGGGCGGCAGCTCGTTCGAGTCGTACAACTTCCCGGGGCGCTACCTGCGGCACATCGCGTCCGAGGTGTACATCTCGAACAACTCCGGGGCCAACGCCTGGGACAACCCGACCAGCTTCGCCGCCGACGCGACCTGGGCGGGCATCCCGCCGTGGTGGCGCAGCGGCGCCGACCTGACCCTGGGCGCCGCCCAGTCGTTCCAGGTGGTCACCCCCGGGTACACCGACCGCTACCTGCGCCACTACAACGCCCTCGGCTACACCGAGGTGGTCAACTCGGCCAGCAGCGCCACGCTGAAGGCCGACGCCACCTTCTACGTACGCCGCGGCCTGGCCGACCCGAGCTGCTACTCGTTCGAGTCGCGCAACTTCCCCGGCCAGTACCTGCGCCATTCGCAGTTCCGCATCCACAGGGACCCGTCCGACGGCAGCACGCTGTTCAACGCCGACGCGACGTTCTGCGCCCAGCCGGGCCGCTACGGCAGCGGCAACGTGACCTTCGAGTCCGTCAACATCAACGGCTACCGGCTGCGGCACTACGCCTCGGAGGCCTGGATCGCCGCGCCCGGCGGCGCCAACGCCGCCGACAACCCCGCCAACTACGACGCCGACACCAGCTGGAAGGTCGTGGCGCCCTGGGCGCCGTGA